atgtgtcatcCAGATGGATAATGGTAAATATGGGCATAGATAGGAGGCAGAATTTGGGTGACATGCTGTTTGGAGTGTTGGTGCAGaatcaatgtgctgaatggcctatttctgcaccgtagggattctattctatgatcctATTCAACCTAATTCAAATCCATggttttaaacattgctatcaaatctcctctcaaccattCTAAGTATGTAATTATAATCCTGTTTTGACGTCAGTGTGGTAAAACTCTTCCATAACCTTTCTGAACTTTTCATGCCTCAACTAGAAAGACTTCGGACGACTACAGGGATTGGGGGTTTTGCATTGCTGATGGAGCCATGGTGTCTGCAACCTAGCATCAATGGCTCGGAATCAATAGTTTTATTTGTGTGAAAGTGAAGTCCTTGAAGTGCCAGCATTCATGACAAAACGTGAACACTGAATGAGCCACCAGGGACTGCTGTCAAAGGGTCATTATCATTATCTTTGGAGCAGCTAGCCCGCTATCCTGCAGGGCACCCAACAGGATTGAAAAGTTGGGGGTGACAACTGAGTAAAAAAGGAGGGTACATGTTCCACTTTGGGTTTTTAAAGACCACAGCTTGTTAAACCATTAGAGGTTTAATGAAGCATCCACAGTTTCAGGAACTAAAGAATGACTTGGAATAGGACCCAGTGCAATGAGTATTAACTGGTTTGGGGCATAGGTGTCCGTTCCACGATCTTAGCAAGGGAATATTACTATCTCAGTAGTGATAAAACTTTTCTCTCATGCTGTGCTTTGAGGGGCATTGGTTGTGAAGCCCTTCTCCGTGGCCATAGTTTTATGTTTTTGTTGCGCCTCTGGTAAGGTATTGTCATTTCTTTTTGGAATGGTACATGAGACATTGCGGGTTACAGAATGAGCATCACTAATGGAAAGGACTTGTACTTATTTAACACCTTCTGTGGTCTTGCAAAATATAGAAAATATGTTAATGTGGAAAACAGCAGCCAGTTTTCACACTGCAGTCTATTTTTCtgtataattttatttttgtttacttttatttATTGTGTTATTGAGACCAGGGCATTGGGATTCAGTCcctgctcctcttcaaaataatgtccACCTGAGAGAACAGGCTTGTCTCAATTTTAACACCTCCTTTAGCAGGTGacacctctgatagtgcagcactccttcagcattgtACTGGAATATCAAGCTAGATTTTATGCTCAAGCCCTGGAGTGGAATTTTGAATTCTGAACCTTCTGGCTTATAGGCAAGAATGTTATCAACTGAGCTATGGCAGGATTCACCCCCacatcccagaacattacctgatcTCCAAGATTAATAGCATTAAACATTCATTTCCGTAGCATGTATTAGCTTGGAGGGAATAGTTTTTACTTTTAGGAAAATAATAACAGTATTTTGGGGTGGCAAGGTAGCTCAGTGTTTACCACTGTTGCcccacagcaacagggacctgggttcaattccacccttgggagtttgcacattctcactgtgtctgagagtttcctcccatggtccaaagatgtgcaagctaggtggattggccatgctaaattaccctgtagtgttTATTAGGTGCGTTATAGGGGATGcgtttgggtaggatgctctgagggttggtgtggacatgttgagcCAACAGGCCTGTTTCgaccctgtagggattctgtgatgattccATTCTCATGGTCTTAGTTATTTCTAAAACCGCTGGCTATAAACTTGTTAACTTATCGAATCACTGTAAAACTGGGCACTAACTTTGAACAGTTAGATTTTCTTCGCAGAAACATTTGCTTGCTGTCATTTTCTGTGCAATTTAGCTGTCAATCTGTTGTATTAACACATCTGCCCTTGTTTAAAatcctgttttgttttgatttttcagcCGACTGTCTTGGTTTGATGGGTCTGGAATGGGATTTTCTTTGGAATATCCAACCATTAGCTTACATGCTGTGTCTAGAGATGTGACTGTCTATCCACAGGAACACTTATATGTGATGGTGAATGCTAAGTTAGGAGGTGAGACttgtctttgattttttttgttaaaaccaGGGGAGTCATGTGGCTGGGTGGGGGAAGCAGATTGATACATCAGGTAACTTTGCCTTTTTGAAAGCATACGTATTTTGTAGAGTTTAGTGACAAGGCTCCACTAGTTCTACACAAATCCTGACGTGACTGTTTGAACATGGGGGGAATTGCAGCTTAACTCAGTCATTTTTTCCTCCTGCTGTTAGGAAGTTTTCAGACAGGAGAAGGCCTTCAGTCCATCTAGATTAGCAGTTTTCAACCTCCAACCCAATTCGCTGTGCAATACTGGAGCCCTGACGTTCTAGTCCTTGAAACATAAATGGCTTGATCTGATTTGAGTCTATGTTTCTCATTTGTCTAATCACCTAGTATGGATCATGAGAGTCTGGTGGTATTGGTATCTCACTGGTGAGTAAATTCTAAATCTAATAAGCCATGCAAAACCCTGGGATGGAGGGTGAAACAATTGCACAAAGGCTGGATTCCCATCGCCAAGTCATCCTTGATTTATGCATGCACAGTACACtagctgtgaccagccagctcgaAGTCAgttcctgaactgaggagattcagAATCCCCTGTTTGTATTGGCCAGCCAGGGCTTACTGATTGGCCCGGCTTAACAACCACAGTCAAGAATCTCAGTCAACAACACCCACCTGGTCCCAATTACTACAAAGGGTTTGGTGGAGAATGTTTGAGCAAGTGGGCAAGTCTttatcagagtttagaagaacgagaagaTTCCAAGGAGAtttaacagggtagatgttggGAGACTGTTACCTTTCATGGGACAATCTAGAGCTGGGGGCCCCATTTAAGAGTAAGGGTCTCCTATTTAATGTGGAAATAAGCTGGaatctctcgcgctctctcccccgcgcgctcgctctctctccctccctcgcgctctctctctctctccccctcgcgctctctctccccctcgcgctctctctctccttccccctcgcgctctctctctccttccccctcgcacgctctctctccctccccctcgcgcgctctctctcctccccctcgcgcgctctctctccctccccctcgcgcgctctctctccctccccctcgcgcgctctctctccttccccctcgcgctctctctctccttccccctcgcgcgctctctctccctccccctcgcgcgctctctctccctccccctcgcgcgctctctctccctccccctcgcgcgctctctctccctccccctcgcgcgctctctctccctccccctcgcgcgctctctctccctccccctcgcgcgctctctctccctccccctcgcgcgctctctctccctccccctcgcgcgctctctctccctccccctcgcgcgctctctctccctccccctcgcgcgctctctctccctccccctcgcgcgctctctctccctccccctcgcgcgctctctctccctccccctcgcgcgctctctctccctccccctcgcgcgctctctctccctccccctcgcgcgctctctctccctccccctcgcgcgctctctctccctccccctcgcgcgctctctctccctccccctcgcgcgctctctctccctccccctcgcgcgctctctctccctccccctcgcgctctctctccctcccctcgcgcgctctctctccctccccctcgcgcgctctctctccctccccctcgcgcgctctctctccctccccctcgcgcgctctctctccctccccctcgcgcgctctctctccctccccctcgcgcgctctctctccctcccNNNNNNNNNNNNNNNNNNNNNNNNNNNNNNNNNNNNNNNNNNNNNNNNNNNNNNNNNNNNNNNNNNNNNNNNNNNNNNNNNNNNNNNNNNNNNNNNNNNNNNNNNNNNNNNNNNNNNNNNNNNNNNNNNNNNNNNNNNNNNNNNNNNNNNNNNNNNNNNNNNNNNNNNNNNNNNNNNNNNNNNNNNNNNNNNNNNNNNNNNNNNNNNNNNNNNNNNNNNNNNNNNNNNNNNNNNNNNNNNNNNNNNNNNNNNNNNNNNNNNNNNNNNNNNNNNNNNNNNNNNNNNNNNNNNNNNNNNNNNNNNNNNNNNNNNNNNNNNNNNNNNNNNNNNNNNNNNNNNNNNNNNNNNNNNNNNNNNNNNNNNNNNNNNNNNNNNNNNNNNNNNNNNNNNNNNNNNNNNNNNNNNNNNNNNNNNNNNNNNNNNNNNNNNNNNNNNNNNNNNNNNNNNNNNNNNNNNNNNNNNNNNNNNNNNNNNNNNNNNNNNNNNNNNNNNNNNNNNNNNNNNNNNNNNNNNNNNNNNNNNNNNNNNNNNNNNNNNNNNNNNNNNNNNNNNNNNNNNNNNNNNNNNNNNNNNNNNNNNNNNNNNNNNNNNNNNNNNNNNNNNNNNNNNNNNNNNNNNNNNNNNNNNNNNNNNNNNNNNNNNNNNNNNNNNNNNNNNNNNNNNNNNNNNNNNNNNNNNNNNNNNNNNNNNNNNNNNNNNNNNNNNNNNNNNNNNNNNNNNNNNNNNNNNNNNNNNNNNNNNNNNNNNNNNNNNNNNNNNNNNNNNNNNNNNNNNNNNNNNNNNNNNNNNNNNNNNNNNNNNNNNNNNNNNNNNNNNNNNNNNNNNNNNNNNNNNNNNNNNNNNNNNNNNNNNNNNNNNNNNNNNNNNNNNNNNNNNNNNNNNNNNNNNNNNNNNNNNNNNNNNNNNNNNNNNNNNNNNNNNNNNNNNNNNNNNNNNNNNNNNNNNNNNNNNNNNNNNNNNNNNNNNNNNNNNNNNNNNNNNNNNNNNNNNNNNNNNNNNNNNNNNNNNNNNNNNNNNNNNNNNNNNNNNNNNNNNNNNNNNNNNNNNNNNNNNNNNNNNNNNNNNNNNNNNNNNNNNNNNNNNNNNNNNNNNNNNNNNNNNNNNNNNNNNNNNNNNNNNNNNNNNNNNNNNNNNNNNNNNNNNNNNNNNNNNNNNNNNNNNNNNNNNNNNNNNNNNNNNNNNNNNNNNNNNNNNNNNNNNNNNNNNNNNNNNNNNNNNNNNNNNNNNNNNNNNNNNNNNNNNNNNNNNNNNNNNNNNNNNNNNNNNNNNNNNNNNNNNNNNNNNNNNNNNNNNNNNNNNNNNNNNNNNNNNNNNNNNNNNNNNNNNNNNNNNNNNNNNNNNNNNNNNNNNNNNNNNNNNNNNNNNNNNNNNNNNNNNNNNNNNNNNNNNNNNNNNNNNNNNNNNNNNNNNNNNNNNNNNNNNNNNNNNNNNNNNNNNNNNNNNNNNNNNNNNNNNNNNNNNNNNNNNNNNNNNNNNNNNNNNNNNNNNNNNNNNNNNNNNNNNNNNNNNNNNNNNNNNNNNNNNNNNNNNNNNNNNNNNNNNNNNNNNNNNNNNNNNNNNNNNNNNNNNNNNNNNNNNNNNNNNNNNNNNNNNNNNNNNNNNNNNNNNNNNNNNNNNNNNNNNNNNNNNNNNNNNNNNNNNNNNNNNNNNNNNNNNNNNNNNNNNNNNNNNNNNNNNNNNNNNNNNNNNNNNNNNNNNNNNNNNNNNNNNNNNNNNNNNNNNNNNNNNNNNNNNNNNNNNNNNNNNNNNNNNNNNNNNNNNCgcagcgctctctctccctcccccgcagcgcgcgcgcgctctctctcctccctccccgcgcgcgccgcgctctctctccctccccctcacccgcgcgcgcgctctcctctccctccccagcGCGCgccgctctctccctcccccgcaGCGCGCTAGCGGCTCTCCGTCCTCccctgcgcgcgcgcgctcgctctctccctccccctcgcgcgcgcgctctctctccctccccctcgcgcgctctctctctccctccccctcgcgcgcgctctctctccctccccctcgcgcgtcgctctctctctcctctccccctcgcgcgcgctcgctctccctcccccgcgctcgctctctctctctctctccctccccctcgccgcgctcgctcgctctctctctctctcctcccccgctcgcgcgctcgctctctctctcctctcctcccccctcgcgcgcgctcgctctctctctctctccctccccctcgcgcgctcgctctctctccgctCCCCCCGCGCCGCTCGCTCtctcgccccttccccccccgcgcgcgcgctctctctccctcccccgcgcgcgtgctctctctccctcccctgcgCGTGCTCATCTCTCCCgtccccctcgcgcgcgctctctctccgtcccCCGAGCGCGCGGCAGCGCTCTCTCTCCGTCCCCCAGCGCGCGcagctcgcgcgctctctctcccgtcCCCCGCCGCTGCGCTGCGCGCCGCTCTCTCTCCGTCCCCCCGCGcgccgcgcgcgctctctctcccgtcccccgcgcgcgcgcgcgctgctctctctccctccccgccccGCGCGCGCgcagcgcgctctctctctccctccccccgcgcGCGCGAcgcagcgctctctctctccctccccgctGCCGCgcgccgcgcgctctctctctcctcctcccgcCCGCGCGCGCTGCGCTCTCTCATCCCTccccccgcgcgcgcgcgcttctctccctccccctcgcgcgctctctctccctccccctcgcgcgctctctctccctcccccctcgcgcgctctctcctccctccccctcgcgcgctctctctccctcccccctcgcgcgctctctctctccctcccccgctcGCTGcgagcgcgctctctctccctcccccgcgcgcgcgcgcgctctctctccctccctcccgcgcgcgcgcgctctctctcccctcccccgcgcgcgcgcgctctctctccctcccccgcgcgctgcgcgcgctctctctccctcccccgcgcgcgcgcgctctctctctcccctccccccgcgcAGCGCGCGCgctcttctctccctccccccagcgcgctgcgcgctctctctccctcccccgcagcgcgcgcgcgctctctctccctcccccctcgcagcgctctctctccctcccctgcgctgcgcgcgcgctctctctctccctccccccccgcgctgCGCGCGCAGctcgtctctctccctcccaccgcGCGCgcagcgcgctctctctccctccccccgcgcGCGcgctgcgcgctctctctccctccccccgcgcGCTGCAGCGCGCATCTTCTCTCCCtccccgcgcgcgcgcgcgcgctctctctccctcccccagcgctcgctctctctcccctccccctcgcgcgcgctctctctctccctccccctgccGCGCGcgacgcgcgctctctctctcccttccccccgcGCGCAgcgctctctctccttcccccgcgcgcgcgcgcgctctctctctccctcccccgcgcgcgccccctctctctccctccccccgcgcTGCGCTgcgcccctctccctccctccctccccgcgcACTGCGCGCGGTTAGAAGGGTAAGACAGGAAAGTTGAACTGAAGCCATGGTAAGTTCAGCTATGGTGTCATTTAGTGGTGGAacagttttgatgggctgaaaagtCTGATCATGCTCTAATTTTGATGGGAGGCTTACATGTACAGATTGCCAGCAGCTCTCCTACAAAGATAGAAAGCACTTCATTGTCTGTAAAACCCTTCAGAGACCTCAAGCATGTGAAAATTTGTAAATTTCATGAGATGCATAGAAATAAAGTGGTGCATTTAACTCCATGTTATGAGTGTTATGCGCACCAAAGGTTCACAGATTGAACATATCTGAGGAAGCGTTCTCAATCATGCCATCTGCTTTCTCTTGACAAAAAACAACATAGAAccgtggatactggaaatcagaaacaaagatagaaattgcaggaaaaactaagcagatctggcagattctgtggtgagaaagcagagttgaagtttcaggtccagtgacgcttcagagaacagttctgaagaaaggtcactggaccctggacattaactctgctttctcaccgcagacgctgccagatctgctaagattttccagcaacttgtctTTGTCTGCTTCCTCTTGGTTGGCAAACATTTATGTTAAAAAAGTCACAAGTGAGGTTAGCACTGCGGGTCAATGaccttctgcatttcccatgaaaaGTCATTATGTAAAATGTCCTCCTGGCCTGCTAAATGGATTCCAGCAATTTCCAGTTTTGGCTTTATAAAATTTTAATTGTTAAAGCAACTGTCCCAAAACAGTGAAACCTTTTGATGAaataatgataacaaagtgtggggctggatgaacacagcaggccattagcctgctgtgttcatccagccctgcactttgttatcttggattcttcagcatctgcagttcccattatctctgatgaaatAATGATGTTTACTTTGCATGCAGCTGAGGAATGTAAAGAAGCAAACATGGATGAAAAGGCACCTGAtggggaggaggtggtagatgACGGCAATGACACAGACCCCAATTACTGAGGGTTCGATTTGTGCCAGTGGATAAATCAGCTTGTGAGTATAAAGCCCTAGCAAAAACTGAAGAGTcagatcagactcaaaacattaacttttattcTTGCCATATATGCTACaagcctactgagtttctctcaatttcttttggttcttatacACCATTCCTTTTGGTTATCCATTCTGCATAGAGGAGACTTCCTGCCACATCCCCTAAACTGGCTTGTCACCAGTGTGAAACAGTCTTACTGCCCTCTGCCCATCTCTGTGGCCGAGAGCTTGATTTTTACTTTTCCAACGATATTTTTCCAGtcctttaaatgttttaaatccaTTCAGTCCACTGTGTCTGCATTCATTCTTAAATAGGAATATTTTCAACTCGTCCCACACCATCTTCTGTCCCCATAGTCCTGTACCTCTGTTTCACAACCTAAAATTGAAATACGTAGTGGTATCTGTCCTGACTAGACTCTGCGGTGAAGCCTTCTATTCTTCAAGCCTGGAAAAAAAGTAAATTTCTCCTAATCTTCTGGTTAACTTTTGATATCGTTTTAGGTTGATTTTTGCAAGTCCATGACTCCTGAAGTGGAGAAATTTGCCTTTATGTGCTTACTGTATCATTAGTTTATCATTACTTTCTTTTTTTTATACTTGTATTTATAGAATTTCTTTTACATCCCCAAGTCATCTCTCATTACTTTTCTAGCTgcttaagtacttttgaagtgtagtcactatcaTTAACTCGGCAAAGATGGAACAGCCAGCCTGCTGAGCAAAGTTCCGCGAAGAGAAACAAACTGGATAACCAGATAACTAATAGaagagcaaaatattgcagatggtagaagtccaaaataaaacaaaaaacattgCACATACTCAAGTCAGAGCCATacaggtcaggaagcatctgcagagagattcagagttaacatgtcaggttaaaatgttaaccctgtttcccTCTGTAGATGCTCTccaatctgttgagtttctccaactttttttgtctttattttactAAACCATTAGCTTgtaattatcacattgctgtacTTTGGACCTTTGTGTGCAAGTTGGATGCTGTGGTTCCTCCAGTCCTTAATTAGCTGGAACACACTTTGGGAAGTGCTGAAAGGTCTGTGTAAATGCAAGCTGTTCACTGTTCCTTTACAGTGGAGCCAATGTTTACTGCAATGTGTGACTGCCAGGCCCTACACCCTGACCCAGATGACACTGACTCAGAGAATGATTTTGAAAGAGGATGATGAAGAGGGAGAGGAGTACGATGTGGAGGCACATGGTCAGTAAATTCTTCCTCCAAGAAGATTATatgtctatatatatatatatacacatatataatGATATAAACTGCTATTTCAATCGAATCAGAACTATAATTTTCTCTGACCTGTCATTTACTGGTACTTAAAGACCAAAAATCTAGTAGGGTGCTACTTATCATTTAGCCTTGCCTCATATTTGTAGCCAGTGCTGTACTATGGAGGCCTTGTTAAGTTTTGGACCACTATTTACAATTGTCCTTTGTATATGGAATATGAATTGCATTGCGGGGAATGTCTTGCAGTGCATCTGCTATACTGTGGCAATGAATTAGACCAAGTAGCTGAGGTTGTGGATATGTTGGTCCTGCCTTTCACTCTGCCACATTCAACCATAGCTGAAGGGGTAGCCCTCTCGCCTGTACTGCTCTttgtggaagctggaaatcttAAATCATGTTTGCAACCataactgcatttcaaaagcacttGTTTGGATATCAAATGCTACAAAAATACAGGCCTttctgcctgatttttttttatctgcAACCAATCTTGACCTTTTATCCTCCTTGGTTACAGCAGTTTTGCACAGCGGCTGAATATCCAGCCAGCagtggacagtgtggaaagagCCAAGACATTGATTACAAAGACCATTTTCTGGTTTACTCTCTGGAAGTGAGTTTCTCTCCAAGTTCAGAAACTTCCACACTGGCTGTGGACAAAGAAACCCATCTGATGAGCTGGTCAGTAAGAGTCTGCGGTTTGGCCTATACTTAGTGAGATAACCTCTACTCGGGAGGTGGTTGGACAACTGCAATCGACCAAATGGCTTCCACCAAGCCAATTATTCCCACAAGTGACAAAGAAACAAAGTACTTGGCAGTACACAACAGACATCTTTAAGGAATAACTGGAAGCTAATGTTATGGAAAATGGAATGATGCATACATGTCAAAATAGACAGAGTGGGAGGGAAAATGAAGGCAACTACTCCAGTTCTAGAGAGGGAATTGGAAGGTATGTAGATTGATTCATCGTTTGCTGTTAGATTGTGTCTTAATCCCCAATACCTTTGGTCcctcttgtttttgtttttcatcaCTGTTCATTTTTTGTTGGTCTTGAGTTTGCCTACAGTTTGGAGCACAATGGATATTTTGCTAGCAGGTTCAATGAAAGCTTAATTGAGGGATGAATTCTAATCAAGCAAGAAACAACACAAATTGTTGAGTCTGAGCAAGTGACTTATTATGAACTATTGGCAGCTTTTGCTGGCTGCATGCAGCTGACaaaattgatttctttttcttctttggcACCTGGCAGGGGTGTCTGGCTTTCTGCCTTGACCCAATACTGAAAAGTTTTCTCTCAGAGCTCAGTTCTGATTACCTGTATGGAAAGATTTTGAATGGTAGCATAGTTTTATAATAATCATCTCAGTTTTCCAATGTATGGTTCCGCAAGATATTACAGGAAGAAAACTGACCAGTGCATTAAAGTGACTTGATGGTGGAGATGATAGATGGTGCTTTGTTTTGCCAGGGGTGTGCTCAGAATGCCTTTTAAAAGTCCTTTCATCCCTCAGGCAGCACAGCATCCATTCCATAACAAAGACTCAAAGGTAGCTGGGCAGCTCAGGATGAGTATTTCCACGTTGTGACGGTACTTCACTGCAGAGTAACTAGGCATGCTGGGATTTAAGGAGCAAGGAAAGAGCAATTGCTGATAGTTGTGGAAAATGGGTTGGAACACTTTAGCTCATTCAGAATAATGATTGGAGAATTGTTGTTTTTTGAAGCATTTGGATGATTTTACTTgatgcaatttcttttttaagtcTGCCTTTGCTGAAAAGCAAGTTTGCAGGACTTGTCAATCTGCAGGAGTGTGATTTCTTCCTGAGGAAGAAAATACTTTTAGCAGCAGTATTTGCTACTCAGTGACTGAACAAAACTGCTCATTCGAAAACTAAGTTCCCAAATAACAATTCCAGGTTGTCAAAAATGTCATTAAACACAGACAGTTGTCGATCTTTGAAAATATTGAATATACAAAGCCAGAATTCGGTATTTAAAACTTAAGATGAGAAGTTTCTTCAGAAGGTCAGCAAGCTTTGGTGCTTTGTTATCCCTGAGAGCCATGAAGGCTCAGTCACAGAATGTACCAAGGCTGAGACTGACGGATATTTGGACTATTGGTGATTCAGGGGTTATGTGGAACAGGTAAGGCAAGGTCAGACAACCAGAATTCTTTTGAATGGCGGAGCCATGACAACTTCCATCttgactgagatgaagaaaattTCTTGAGGGTTGAGTCTTTGGAAGCCCTTGCCATAGAGAACTGAGAGGCAGGgttccttgtatatatttaaggctgaagtgAGATGAATAGAAGAATCAAATGTTACAGGGAAAacgcaggaaagtggacatgaggaatgtcaggtcAGCAATGATCCtgttgaaaggcagagcaggtcAATTGGCGTatccctgttcctatttcttactgACCTatgaaggccaagggcagcaagTACGTGGGAGGACCAGCATCTGTAGGTTCCCCTCCACACCACTCACTAcctgacttagaaatgtatcACCGTCATATCGGATTCAGAATTGATATTGGA
This is a stretch of genomic DNA from Stegostoma tigrinum isolate sSteTig4 chromosome 6, sSteTig4.hap1, whole genome shotgun sequence. It encodes these proteins:
- the clns1a gene encoding LOW QUALITY PROTEIN: methylosome subunit pICln (The sequence of the model RefSeq protein was modified relative to this genomic sequence to represent the inferred CDS: deleted 3 bases in 2 codons), coding for MVFLRCFPPPAEGVRLQQPEIAAVLDGKGLGTGTLYIAESRLSWFDGSGMGFSLEYPTISLHAVSRDVTVYPQEHLYVMVNAKLGAEECKEANMDEKAPDGEEVVDDGNDTDPLLRVRFVPVDKSALEPMFTAMCDCQALHPDPDDTDSENDFEEDDEEGEEYDVEAHERGQGDVPTFYTYEEGFSHLNPEGQATLQRLEGMLAQSVSQQAFQMAGVRTESSVDNEDGMEVDVAPVEAGQFDDADVDH